In the genome of Microbacterium saperdae, one region contains:
- a CDS encoding alpha-1,4-glucan--maltose-1-phosphate maltosyltransferase, translating to MAARAGTRSSALRSSAQIPTRVLVGDTGRDGLRATRLPLADASPSVPGGFPAKAFVGEVVPFSVVSFREGHDAIGVHVRLTDPHGEQSLHRLTPRNDGTDRWAADIALDVQGPWTYRFEAFSDDFATWAHAASLKVAAGVDVDIMAALGAELLTRAAAEKDRPATQRTRLRADAAALRAGDPATTLALSTDAALARIFADRPVITLTSTSDAYPIVVDRTAAGVAAWYEFFPRSEGAKRLKDGTVKSGTFRTAAKRLPAVAAMGFDVLYLVPIHPIGETNRKGRNNTLTTEPGDPGSPYAIGSADGGHDAIHPDLGTAQDFRAFVRAARKEGLEIALDLALQASPDHPWVTEHPEWFTTLPDGTIAYAENPPKKYQDIYPLNFDNDPEGIYAEMLRVVQHWVDQGVKIFRVDNPHTKPLQFWEWLISVVNAADPDVIFLAEAFTRPAVMRALAAVGFQQSYSYFTWRNTKSELEEFLTSVSQETSDYMRPNLFVNTHDILTEYLQFGGRAAYRIRACIAATAAPLYGVYAGYELFENVARPGSEENIDNEKYEYKFRDWDGEERRGDSLAPLLRSLNGIRRAHPALRQLRNFRTHWSDDDAVLVYSKHLDAAFTGTGRADTIIVVANVDPHSVRETTVHLDTTVWGVAPGESFEVEDLLTGAVWTWNDHNYVRLDAFTEPVHILKVKERS from the coding sequence GTGGCTGCACGTGCTGGTACCCGGTCCTCGGCTCTTCGGAGCTCCGCTCAGATCCCGACGCGCGTCCTGGTCGGTGATACCGGCAGGGACGGCCTCCGCGCGACGCGGCTCCCCCTCGCTGACGCCTCCCCCTCGGTTCCCGGCGGGTTCCCGGCGAAAGCGTTCGTCGGAGAGGTCGTGCCGTTCAGCGTGGTCTCGTTCCGCGAAGGTCACGACGCGATCGGGGTGCATGTCCGGCTCACCGATCCGCACGGCGAGCAGAGCCTGCATCGGCTGACGCCCCGCAACGACGGCACGGATCGCTGGGCCGCCGACATCGCGCTCGACGTGCAGGGCCCCTGGACCTATCGGTTCGAGGCGTTCTCGGACGACTTCGCGACCTGGGCCCACGCCGCATCGTTGAAGGTCGCGGCCGGCGTCGACGTCGACATCATGGCGGCGCTCGGAGCCGAGCTGCTCACGCGTGCCGCGGCCGAGAAGGATCGTCCGGCGACCCAGCGGACGCGGCTGCGCGCGGATGCCGCCGCCCTCCGTGCGGGCGATCCGGCCACGACTCTGGCGCTGTCGACGGATGCCGCTCTCGCCCGGATCTTCGCGGATCGGCCTGTCATCACCCTGACCTCCACGTCCGATGCGTACCCGATCGTCGTGGACCGCACCGCCGCCGGGGTCGCAGCCTGGTACGAGTTCTTCCCGCGGTCCGAAGGGGCGAAGCGCTTGAAGGACGGCACGGTCAAGAGCGGGACGTTCCGCACAGCCGCCAAGCGGCTCCCCGCGGTCGCCGCCATGGGCTTCGACGTGCTCTACCTCGTGCCGATCCACCCGATCGGCGAGACGAACCGCAAGGGGCGCAACAACACCCTCACCACCGAGCCCGGCGATCCGGGATCTCCCTACGCGATCGGCTCGGCGGATGGCGGACACGATGCCATCCATCCCGACCTGGGCACGGCACAGGACTTCCGTGCGTTCGTCCGCGCGGCGCGGAAGGAGGGCCTTGAGATCGCACTCGACCTCGCCCTGCAGGCGTCCCCGGATCATCCGTGGGTCACGGAACACCCGGAGTGGTTCACCACCCTCCCCGACGGCACGATCGCCTACGCCGAGAACCCGCCCAAGAAGTACCAGGACATCTATCCGCTCAACTTCGACAACGACCCGGAGGGCATCTACGCCGAGATGCTGCGCGTCGTGCAGCACTGGGTGGATCAGGGCGTGAAGATCTTCCGGGTCGACAACCCGCACACCAAGCCGCTGCAGTTCTGGGAATGGCTGATCTCGGTCGTGAATGCGGCGGATCCCGACGTGATCTTCCTGGCCGAGGCGTTCACGCGTCCCGCCGTCATGCGCGCTCTCGCCGCCGTCGGATTCCAGCAGAGCTACAGCTACTTCACCTGGCGCAACACCAAGTCGGAGCTCGAGGAGTTCCTCACCTCGGTGTCGCAGGAGACCAGCGACTACATGCGTCCGAATCTCTTCGTGAACACGCACGACATCCTGACCGAGTACCTCCAGTTCGGAGGCCGAGCGGCCTACCGCATCCGTGCGTGCATCGCCGCGACCGCCGCTCCCCTGTACGGCGTGTACGCGGGCTACGAGCTCTTCGAGAACGTCGCCCGTCCCGGTTCAGAAGAGAACATCGACAACGAGAAGTACGAGTACAAGTTCCGGGATTGGGATGGTGAGGAGCGACGAGGCGACTCTCTGGCCCCGCTCCTGCGCTCCCTCAACGGGATACGTCGCGCGCACCCGGCCCTCCGCCAACTCCGCAACTTCCGCACGCACTGGAGCGACGACGACGCCGTGCTCGTGTACAGCAAGCATCTGGATGCCGCTTTCACCGGCACCGGCCGGGCAGACACCATCATCGTGGTCGCGAACGTCGACCCCCATTCGGTCCGCGAGACGACCGTGCATCTCGACACCACCGTCTGGGGCGTCGCGCCCGGCGAGAGCTTCGAGGTCGAGGACCTGCTCACCGGAGCAGTATGGACCTGGAACGACCACAACTACGTACGCCTCGACGCCTTCACGGAGCCGGTGCACATCCTGAAGGTGAAGGAGCGGTCATGA
- the glgB gene encoding 1,4-alpha-glucan branching protein GlgB, with protein MSYIEDVAASTEWEAIASGSFHDPHSVLGSHPITDAADRTSTVIRARRPLASYVAAVFADGTRLELAHVAQGIWEARHDGPPVAYRLATAYGDDEETIAGDPYRHLPTLGDLDLHLIAEGRHERLWHVLGAHPRTLDGEDGVAFSVWAPNATAVRVVGDHNGWNGEPHAMRSMGVSGIWELFIPGLSAGDHYKFQIRTREGAWILKADPMASHAEVPPATASIVATSSYRWTDGAWMTRRAATHAVAQPLSVYEVHLGSWRGGLTYREAAEPLIQHVTDTGFTHVEFMPLAEHPFGGSWGYQVSGYYAPTSRFGSPDDLRYLIDRLHQAGIGVIMDWVPGHFPKDAFALARFDGQPLYEHPDPRRGEHQDWGTLIFDYGRPEVRGFLVANALFWFSEFHVDGLRVDAVASMLYLDYSREAGAWEPNIHGGRENLEAIRFLQEVNATAYRLHPGIMMIAEESTSFPGVTAPTDHAGLGFGFKWNMGWMNDSLQYIERDPMFRSHHEGEMTFSFVYAFGENYLLPISHDEVVHGKGSLLAKMPGDHWHKLANVRAYLAYMWGHPGKKLLFMGQEFGQLAEWSEGRELDWWLLDQPSHRQLQDFVGVLNRTYRAQAPLWERDGDGSSFSRLGAPSWDPTVIAFERRDAHGGRVIVVSNFAGVERAGYRLSLPKEGVWQEILNTDAGEYGGRGSGNLGLVYAHSDGDTPTATMTLPALSTIWLRHQNDPHVPTISRG; from the coding sequence ATGAGCTACATCGAAGACGTCGCGGCATCCACCGAATGGGAGGCGATCGCGTCGGGCTCGTTCCATGATCCGCATTCAGTGCTCGGCTCGCACCCGATCACCGATGCGGCCGATCGGACCTCCACCGTCATCCGCGCCCGCCGACCGCTCGCATCGTACGTGGCGGCCGTCTTCGCTGACGGCACTCGACTCGAGCTCGCGCATGTCGCTCAAGGGATCTGGGAAGCTCGGCACGATGGGCCGCCCGTCGCCTATCGGCTCGCGACCGCGTACGGCGACGACGAGGAGACGATCGCCGGCGACCCCTACCGGCATCTGCCGACGCTGGGCGACCTCGACCTCCATCTGATCGCGGAAGGACGCCACGAACGACTGTGGCATGTCCTCGGCGCACACCCGCGCACTCTGGACGGCGAGGATGGTGTCGCGTTCTCGGTGTGGGCACCGAACGCCACCGCCGTGCGCGTCGTCGGCGACCACAACGGGTGGAACGGTGAGCCGCACGCGATGCGATCGATGGGCGTCAGCGGCATCTGGGAGCTCTTCATCCCCGGGCTGAGCGCCGGGGATCACTACAAGTTCCAGATCCGGACCCGCGAGGGAGCCTGGATCCTCAAAGCCGACCCCATGGCCTCTCACGCCGAGGTCCCACCCGCGACGGCCTCCATCGTCGCGACGTCCTCCTACCGCTGGACGGACGGCGCCTGGATGACGCGTCGCGCGGCGACGCACGCGGTCGCGCAGCCCCTGTCGGTCTACGAAGTCCACCTCGGGTCGTGGCGCGGTGGTCTCACCTATCGCGAGGCCGCCGAGCCGCTCATCCAGCACGTCACCGACACCGGCTTCACGCACGTCGAGTTCATGCCGCTCGCCGAGCATCCCTTCGGGGGTTCCTGGGGCTACCAGGTCAGCGGCTACTACGCCCCGACCAGCCGTTTCGGGAGCCCCGACGACCTCCGCTACCTGATCGACCGCCTGCACCAGGCCGGAATCGGCGTGATCATGGATTGGGTTCCCGGTCACTTCCCCAAGGACGCCTTCGCACTCGCGCGCTTCGACGGTCAGCCGCTCTACGAACACCCGGACCCGCGCCGGGGTGAGCACCAGGACTGGGGCACGTTGATCTTCGACTACGGTCGGCCCGAGGTGCGGGGGTTCCTCGTCGCGAACGCGCTGTTCTGGTTCAGCGAATTCCACGTCGACGGATTGCGCGTCGACGCGGTCGCCTCGATGCTCTACCTCGACTACTCGCGGGAGGCCGGCGCGTGGGAGCCGAACATCCATGGCGGTCGAGAGAACCTGGAGGCGATCCGGTTCCTCCAAGAGGTCAACGCGACCGCCTACCGCCTCCACCCCGGGATCATGATGATCGCGGAGGAGTCGACGAGCTTTCCCGGCGTCACTGCTCCCACCGACCACGCCGGGCTCGGGTTCGGGTTCAAATGGAACATGGGGTGGATGAACGACTCGCTCCAGTACATCGAACGGGATCCGATGTTCCGCTCGCACCACGAAGGCGAGATGACCTTCTCGTTCGTCTACGCGTTCGGCGAGAACTATCTCCTGCCGATCAGCCACGATGAGGTCGTGCACGGCAAGGGCAGTCTGCTCGCGAAGATGCCGGGAGACCACTGGCACAAACTCGCCAATGTCCGCGCCTACCTCGCGTACATGTGGGGCCATCCCGGGAAGAAGCTCCTGTTCATGGGGCAGGAGTTCGGCCAGCTCGCCGAGTGGTCGGAGGGCCGAGAGCTCGACTGGTGGCTGTTGGACCAGCCCTCGCACCGGCAGCTGCAGGACTTCGTCGGGGTGCTCAACCGGACCTATCGCGCCCAGGCGCCGCTCTGGGAGCGCGACGGGGACGGCTCGTCCTTCTCCCGCCTCGGTGCACCGAGCTGGGATCCCACGGTCATCGCATTCGAGCGTCGGGATGCCCATGGGGGCAGAGTCATCGTCGTCAGCAACTTCGCCGGAGTGGAGCGGGCCGGGTACCGACTGTCACTTCCGAAGGAGGGCGTGTGGCAGGAGATCCTGAACACCGACGCCGGCG